One segment of Buteo buteo chromosome 6, bButBut1.hap1.1, whole genome shotgun sequence DNA contains the following:
- the PAPLN gene encoding papilin: MKLHQATEDEHRAGMKNLFLLLMLAMMPPSAFSARRMKRQIDVWGSWGEWGKCSRSCGGGVSFRQRRCYSQRTDGASGCVGPTRSYRSCNIQSCPEGSRDFRAEQCAEFDGTEFQGKKYKWLPYYGAPNKCELNCIPKGENFYYRHKEAVVDGTTCEPGKRDICVEGVCQAVGCDNMLESAKKEDKCLQCGGDGSSCYGVKGTFDVPSLPKGYNQIFIIPVGATSIQIKEVMPSRNFLAVKNVQGEYYLNGHWTIDFSQALQVASTVMHYDRGSEGDLAPELLHARGPTTEPLVIELISQEPNPGVQYEYYLPVQGQPSGYSWSYGSWSECSSECGGGFQSRSVFCTIDNEIYPDYMCRNKPQPDNNRTCGHQTCPQTKRTSYIYVPQAWSHSGARSSRMKRWKTGEWGSCSATCGGGTQTRSVYCVAFDGQSSQGVVDNAECMAFTQQPRSSQPCNVRQCATWSTGPWSECSASCGEGVQTRTVTCRTQQGSQAQDFACLMEPKPLATQPCLKENCIQEIGWHVGDWGLCSKSCNSGIRTRQVICADGDSKFYSPETCKAIQPQKPATVGSCNMQPCYLPQQVPSMQDTMGYDVTRQSLLMRYNPNSPATDSGDERMLSGSSMIHSTSGNHHIPSTKDRGINLLPVRWESQSRSSSSHQLSSSQDSTAGTGSQDCHRSPYGCCPDGHTPASGPLGRGCLFSTCHQNRYGCCPDGVSVAQGPNNMGCPQYYRDVQVNRNQPTAAAPTASQALSQQHPSGECRSSVYGCCFDNVASASGPQGEGCLNRPKYPYPVICLLPSAHGPCMNWTTRWYFVAVVGKCNRFWYGGCHGNKNSFASEEECMRACHNSEGVSPLEHQPSSGTGTLQHQHTGSRSRTGDARGQQQPPLRESASHSQEGRAYGASHPMQNSHRQDSWRSEVLPESLPRTGVLESQRWSTQRSRADSLSQLHLWETAVPGPSERQSSSGQQMLPHEGKQWHKAFGADVSMTEGFGHQTAADPFPTRGLHRPILEEAKPSLVTAVVGQNIQLVCKMGTSPSSRVEWMKDGRPVSSNRHTYQSDSSLVISHVKLEDAGTYTCLISDGRTESRQIQLQIIEYQSTVLAEGERGWVLHKENQQHRELSRGRKVVQAAGPSVHQQFVYRLRMDKSEPSVLEANVGERVRLPCTVEASPSLTIEWQKDGQPLSSPRHRQQSDGALVISRVSSEDVGFFTCIASNGRDQDQRQILFRPLGELRITGLLPSITVPEGGTAQLHCTVIGNNVNIRWSRNGVPMRADGRHIHLSQDGRLIISNVQDADEGSYTCSAYSSSNSVSASTEVKVLKSRPSTPVNHVVDLSRECVDQPHLANCDLILQAQLCSNEYYSSFCCASCSRYRPQASPPRHRG; the protein is encoded by the exons gcCCGCCGGATGAAACGGCAGATTGATGTCTGGGGGAGCTGGGGTGAATGGGGCAAGTGCAGTCGGAGCTGTGGCGGTGGAGTCAGCTTTCGGCAACGGCGCTGCTATTCCCAAAG aaCAGATGGTGCTTCCGGTTGTGTTGGACCAACACGAAGCTATCGGTCATGTAACATTCAG AGCTGCCCAGAAGGCTCCCGGGATTTCCGGGCAGAGCAATGTGCAGAGTTCGATGGGACAGAAttccaaggaaagaaatacaagtgGCTTCCGTATTATGGAG CACCTAATAAGTGTGAGTTAAACTGTATTCCCAAGGGAGAAAACTTCTACTACAGGCACAAGGAAGCCGTGGTAGATGGGACTACCTGTGAACCTGGCAAGCGGGACATCTGTGTAGAGGGAGTTTGTCAG GCTGTTGGCTGTGATAACATGCTGGAATCTGCCAAGAAGGAGGACAAGTGCCTGCAGTGTGGAggagatggcagcagctgctaTGGTGTGAAGGGCACTTTTGATGTGCCCAGCCTCCCCAAAG gttacaATCAAATCTTCATCATCCCTGTGGGAGCCACAAGCATCCAAATTAAGGAGGTTATGCCTAGCAGGAATTTCCTGG CTGTCAAGAACGTGCAAGGGGAGTATTATCTGAATGGGCATTGGACAATCGACTTCAGCCAAGCGCTGCAGGTGGCTAGCACGGTTATGCACTACGACCGTGGCTCGGAGGGTGATCTGGCCCCAGAGCTCCTCCATGCCCGGGGTCCCACCACAGAACCCCTTGTCATTGAG CTCATCAGCCAGGAGCCAAACCCAGGGGTACAGTATGAGTACTACCTGCCCGTGCAAGGACAGCCCTCGGGTTACAGCTGGAGCTACGGTTCCTGGAGTGAGTGCAGCTCCGAATGTGGAGGAG GTTTCCAATCCCGTTCAGTATTTTGTACCATAGACAATGAAATTTATCCGGATTATATGTGCAGGAATAAACCACAACCAGACAATAACCGGACATGTGGCCATCAGACTTGTCCCCAGACAAAACG GACTTCTTACATCTATGTGCCGCAAGCCTGGAGTCACAGTGGAGCAAGGAGCTCTCGGATGAAGAG GTGGAAAACAGGGGAGTGGGGATCCTGCTCAGCTACCTGTGGTGGGGGCACGCAGACTCGCTCCGTTTACTGTGTGGCATTCGACGGTCAGAGCTCCCAAGGGGTGGTGGATAACGCTGAGTGCATGGCCTTCACGCAGCAGCCTCGCAGCAGTCAGCCCTGCAACGTGCGACAGTGTGCGACCTGGAGCACAGGGCCATGGTCAGAG TGCTCAGCCAGCTGTGGGGAAGGGGTCCAGACCCGGACTGTCACCTGCAGAACGCAGCAGGGCTCTCAGGCTCAGGACTTCGCTTGCCTAATGGAGCCAAAGCCATTAGCCACCCAGCCCTGCCTTAAGGAGAACTGCATCCAGGAAATTGGCTGGCACGTTGGAGACTGGGGCCTG TGTTCGAAGAGCTGCAATTCAGGCATCCGGACGCGCCAAGTCATCTGTGCTGACGGCGACTCCAAATTCTACAGTCCTGAGACATGCAAAGCCATCCAGCCACAGAAACCAGCCACCGTTGGTAGCTGCAACATGCAGCCCTGCTACCTGCCACAGC AGGTCCCCAGTATGCAGGACACTATGGGATACGACGTCACTCGCCAGTCCTTGCTGATGCGTTACAACCCAAACAGCCCTGCCACAG ATTCTGGTGATGAAAGGATGCTCTCTGGGAGCTCCATGATCCATAGTACCTCTGGGAATCACCACATCCCATCCACCAAGGACCGTGGCATCAACTTGTTGCCTGTTCGCTGGGAATCCCAGTCACGCTCATCGAGTTCCCATCAGCTCAGCTCCTCTCAGGACTCCACTGCAGGGACTGGCTCTCAGGACTGTCATCGGAGCCCATACGGCTGCTGTCCGGATGGGCACACTCCGGCTTCAGGCCCCTTGGGGAGAGGTTGCCTCTTCAGCACCTGCCACCAAAACAG GTATGGATGCTGTCCTGATGGAGTATCTGTTGCGCAGGGTCCAAACAACATGGGATGCCCACAATATTACCGTGACGTTCAAGTGAACAGAAATCAGCCCACTGCGGCCGCTCCAACA GCAAGCCAAGCCTTGTCCCAGCAGCACCCCTCGGGCGAGTGCCGCAGTTCCGTATACGGCTGTTGTTTTGACAATGTCGCTTCAGCTTCAGGTCCTCAAGGGGAAGGATGTCTCAATAGGCCCAAATACC CATATCCTGTCATATGCCTGCTGCCCAGTGCCCACGGCCCCTGCATGAACTGGACCACTCGCTGGTACTTTGTGGCTGTCGTTGGCAAGTGCAACCGGTTTTGGTACGGCGGCTGTCACGGCAATAAAAACAGCTTTGCTTCAGAGGAGGAGTGCATGAGAGCGTGCCACAACTCTGAGGGGGTCAGTCCTCTGGAGCATCAGCCCTCTTCTGGCACAGGAACCCTGCAACACCAGCACACTGGCTCCCGCTCTCGTACAGGGGATGCTCGGGGtcagcagcagccacccctgAGAGAGTCTGCAAGTCACAGCCAAGAAGGAAGAGCCTATGGGGCTTCACACCCCATGCAAAACAGCCACAGGCAGGACAGCTGGAGAAGTGAGGTGCTGCCAGAGTCTTTGCCAAGGACTGGTGTGCTGGAGAGCCAGCGCTGGAGCACCCAGCGAAGCAGAGCAGACAGCCTGAGCCAGCTGCACTTGTGGGAAACAGCAGTGCCTGGCCCCTCAGAGAGGCAGAGTAGCAGTGGCCAGCAGATGCTGCCCCATGAAGGCAAGCAGTGGCATAAGGCTTTCGGAGCAGATGTTTCCATGACGGAGGGATTTGGGCACCAGACAGCTGCAGACCCGTTCCCAACACGGGGTCTGCACAG ACCCATCCTGGAGGAAGCCAAGCCCTCTCTTGTGACAGCAGTCGTGGGACAAAACATCCAGCTGGTCTGCAAGATGGGCACGTCCCCCTCCTCCAGAGTGGAGTGGATGAAGGATGGCCGACCAGTCTCCTCTAACAG GCACACCTACCAGTCCGACAGCTCCTTAGTGATCAGCCACGTCAAGCTGGAGGATGCCGGGACTTATACGTGCCTCATTTCTGATGGGAGGACAGAGAGCCGACAGATTCAGTTACAGATCATAG aGTACCAGAGCACTGTTCTGGCAGAGGGTGAGAGAGGTTGGGTCCTTCACAAGGAAAATCAGCAGCATCGAGAGCTATCCAGAGGCAGGAAGGTTGTACAAGCTGCTGGTCCCTCTGTCCATCAGCAGTTCGTATACAG ATTGAGAATGGATAAGAGTGAGCCCTCAGTACTGGAAGCCAATGTCGGGGAGAGAGTCAGACTGCCCTGCACGGTGGAAGCATCGCCGTCTCTCACCATCGAGTGGCAGAAAGATGGgcagcccctctcctctcccag ACACAGGCAGCAGTCAGATGGGGCCCTGGTGATCAGCCGGGTCAGCTCTGAAGATGTTGGTTTCTTTACCTGCATTGCCTCGAATGGACGTGACCAGGACCAGCGCCAGATCCTGTTCCGACCTCTAG GAGAGCTGAGGATCACTGGTCTTCTGCCAAGCATCACGGTACCTGAGGGAGGGACTGCTCAGCTTCACTGTACGGTGATTGGCAACAATGTGAATATAAGGTGGTCAAG GAACGGAGTCCCCATGCGGGCAGATGGCCGCCACATCCACCTGTCCCAGGATGGAAGACTGATCATAAGCAACGTTCAAGATGCCGATGAGGGATCCTACACGTGCAGCGcctacagcagcagcaactccGTCAGTGCCAGCACGGAGGTGAAAGTGCTGAAGAGCAGGCCTAGCA ctcctgtgaATCACGTCGTGGACCTGAGCAGAGAGTGCGTGGACCAGCCCCACCTCGCCAACTGCGACCTGATCCTGCAGGCCCAGCTCTGCAGTAACGAATACTACTCCAGCTTCTGCTGTGCTAGCTGCTCTCGCTACCGACCGCAGGCCAGCCCTCCTCGTCACCGCGGGTGA